TAATAACATGTCCGAGGCCGGAAACAAGACCATGAAATACGAGTATCTCTTCCCACAGAAACCTTATTTTTATGGTCACGTTATCCGTATTCTCGAAAAGACCTTGAGTTTAACAGTCGGCCTCACGGACAGCTCTACGGTCTTTCTCCCGACGACGTTCTCGTGGGAAAGATGCCCGATGAACGGCTCAATCGAGCAGGCGAGAGCGAACCGACCGGAAATCAATAGAAATCAGGTCTACGGTTTCTGCTGATAACACAGGAAAGCCGTTAACTGATCGCAGATCACCGACCTGCTTGCCGCTTACCCTATTTTCTCATGTCTCGAATCATCCTTGAAAGCATGTTCGGATATTCGGACGCCTTTCATTCATTTTTACACGCAAGCGTGGAGGAGGCAAAATCGTTACCGCCCGTCTGTCCACTTCCCCTCACGAATTAATTTACCTTCGCTGTTATACTGCTTCCCGCTTCCATCAGGCTTTCCAAATCGGAACTGACCTACATACACATCATGAAAACCCCAAACAGACGAATAATGCGTACCGTCTACCCAAACTATACTACCGTGACCGACTCCATCCCAGAGCGGTTTTAAACAATCACCAGCAAAACAAAACATGTCCCTACTTATCCAGCGCCCTTCATAAACCCTGCCGGAGTTTAGCGTCAAAACTCCTTTTGTGGGCTTGCCCTTTTCAAAGTCTCCGCGAAAAACGGAGACTCTTGAACTTCCCTCATACAGCTCCAAAACACCGTGGCCTTCAAAAACACCATCAGCAAATTCCCCCCGATAACACTTCAACAGAAATGAATCAGAATAGCAAAGCGGCTCCACCGCCTGCCCTTCGATTTCATCCTTATCAATCTCATGCTCTGATGGTCGGGCACAGGCAGCGATCCCTATTATCATGCAAAACTGGAGCATTCTTTTTATATCGAACATCATTTCGGCCTGTAGTAAAAACCGGTTCGTATATACGCCTGAAATATGGGGTTATCATACTGCCGCGCATAAGGGCCGGTCCCTATTGTATTCTTTGCATTATAAGTATATACGCCTGGTCCATTAGCATCTAAAAAACCTGATCTACTCTCAGCCAGTACTAACAGCTCTCCAGGCTTATACTCGACCACTTGAGCAGTATGCAACATATATGTACCCCCATTGCCACTAAGATTGGGTGTTCCATAGCTATTCGGTCCAGCGGGCAACAATACCATCATACCTGGTTCGATAAGCCCCTTGGCGGCCGCATCGGGAACGAATTCATAATCGCGTCCATTAAAGCTCATATTACTCGGACCATTCATATAAGGACCACCGGTCGTTGGGTTAGTGCCGGTAAATCTCTCCTTAAAGGCTTTCTCGTATTCAGTATATGATCCCCCGAATTGCGGAACAACACCATCGCCCGTATGTGTCCATGCTTCAGCCCAAGACACATTGGTGTTGCCTTGAGCTACATAATGAGCAAGCGATACAAAAGCAGAACAATCAATCGTCGCTAAATTTTTCCCATTAAAACGGGCGACAATGGTCACTTGGCCGTCCGCTCCCACGACCGCCTCAGGGACAAAAAAACTCCCATTCATGCTCGTGCCATTAACGTTGTATTTCTGCACTGGATTATTTGCTCCATAAGTAAGGCCACGCCCTCCACCTTTTGCGTCCAGATGGCTTGCTAGACCCCGTGCTATCACAGCACTGATTTGATGCTCCTTAGCACCGGATTCCCTCATAACATCGGCAACGTTCTTGTAATGCGACACAAGTACCTGATTATATACTCCTTGATCCGTTATTTCGCGCCCATTGCTGTCAAAAAGTTTATTCTGATTCCCGGCAGGCTTGCTGATCTGTTGTAGTTGCATTCCATTACCCACGATTGCAATCGTCTCAACTCCGTCCCGACCATTGCAGTTATAGCGCAATTCGCCCGGGCTGTCTGTTCTCGTGTAAACCTTTCCATCCTTCGTAACAAAGCGTTCTGGTTGTAGCTCCTGCACATCGTGCATGCTGTCTACATGCAACGGCGCATCCTGGCTTTTCATCATCTGTCGGAACAGGGCCTCGGGCACCCTTGCTTTCCACTGACGAGCCGTCTCTGCTGTTCCAAACTTAACAAGATAGTTGTGAACAAGAATCGCAGCACTACCAACAAAATAAGTGTGCCTCGACTCGAGGTGAATATTGAATACTTCAGCGTCTACGAACCGTCGAGTGATTGACTCAATTCTCAATCCCGGGCCATGCAAGGTTACAGAACGATCCCCAACTCTCAGATCGCGCGCCCTAACCCATCCCCTCTCTTCAATGAAGAACGGATGATTCCACGTTGTTTCAATGATATTTCCCCCTTCGTAGATGACGTCATAAAGTTCATCAGTAGTTCTCCGAATCACGGATGCCACCCGAATTGGGCCAATTTCTCCGCTATACTCATCCCAGCTCATCACTTCATCACCGACAGCTATCTCTTCTATGCTCTTTGAAATTGCACCTATTATTACTGGTGTCTGCGCAGTAAAGCATACTCCAACCTCACGAATTTGTCTATCAACATCAGTCTCCCAGTTCCACCGCTCGCCATTTGAATCAGCAGTGACGAAATTCCCAGCCTTCTCCCAGAATCCACCCTCCGAGAAGCCCGTGACATACTTCAGACCATCCCACACCGCCCCCAGTCCCTCGCCAATCACGCCTGCCAGCGCTCCGTAACCGCCAAGAGTGCTCATGCCGCCTTCCCAGAATCGGCCCCAGGCAGTGTCGGCGGCTTGCTCAGGCGCATCATAGAAGAGTTCGCCATTCTCACGACGACCGAACACGCCGGCTCCAGTGATCAGGTCGAGCACACGCTGCGTCCTATTAAAATCGTTGGCATCCTTTGCCCAATCAGCAAGATCGTTCTGCCAGTCTCGGGATTGAGACTGCATCATCGTGCCAAGTACGCTGCCCAGATCTGAGAAATCAGATTCCGCCATCGCAGCGTAGTTGTTATCATGACCGGCATACATTTTACCATACTGCACCGTCATATGCATTCCCGTGGAAAAAATCGAGCGAGTCAAGTCGCTTGCCAGAGTTCCTTGCTGTAACTTCATAGCGCTTGCCGTGCCTGCCGATGCAAACGCTATGGCCGTGCCGATAAGAGCATTATCCCCACGCTCCCCTGACAGGCTCCAGTGGCCTGTATAACGACCATCGCTGTCATATTCCATTCCAGAATTCACGAGATTCAGGCCGGTCATAGTCGCCATCGCATAAGCGCTGCCCGCCTTCGTTGCTGCCGCAGCTGCGTTTGCAGCGGCAACGGCTCCCTGACTCGCTGCGGCATTTCCTGCGGCAACGGCATTGCCGGCTACAGCGCCGCCAGTCGCTCCACCTACCACATCGACCAGCGTATTCATCGCCCCCTGATCCGTCATCTGATAGCTGCGTTTGCCCGTTTTCGGATCAACGTGGATCGAGTTGCCGGCAGCGCTCAGTGCAGCGCCGACGGCGATCATAATACCACCGACGACAGTCCCCGGTCCCGGAACAAACTGCGCTGCTGTACCCGCCGCTACAAGAATCGAGCCGCCAACCCGCAGAGGCATCACAGAGGCCTGCAGCAACTGCGCCTCCCACATGTAACCCGCGTCCTTACCGTAAACCTCTGAGGCGACTCGCACATTCTGTATCGAGGTCGCAAGCATCGTCACCGGATTGAACTGATTCATCGTCGCCGTGAGGGGATCAATTGATCCCGCGATGCGCTCCATTCTGTCTGCGTTCTTACCGTCGATATATCGGCTCACAAGATCCAGCTTGTTATAGAATCCAAGATAGATGCCACTCGGACGATTCCCGCCATCGCCTAACTCACCGAAACCCGGATCAGCCAGATACTTCAAGACGTCCAATCCTGTTACGTTTTCTCCCATGCCGAGTTTCTTCTGCTCTTCCGCTCCAAGATGTGGAGCAGCCTGCCCGATCTGCGAGACAAACTCGCTCGATCCCGCCGGCTTACCGATCCACCATGCTAAGTCGCCGATTGACTTTTTTATCTTTAGAATTCTTCCGCTCTG
This region of Leptonema illini DSM 21528 genomic DNA includes:
- a CDS encoding MORN repeat-containing protein — its product is MMFDIKRMLQFCMIIGIAACARPSEHEIDKDEIEGQAVEPLCYSDSFLLKCYRGEFADGVFEGHGVLELYEGSSRVSVFRGDFEKGKPTKGVLTLNSGRVYEGRWISRDMFCFAGDCLKPLWDGVGHGSIVWVDGTHYSSVWGFHDVYVGQFRFGKPDGSGKQYNSEGKLIREGKWTDGR
- a CDS encoding Hint domain-containing protein, whose amino-acid sequence is MGENVTGLDVLKYLADPGFGELGDGGNRPSGIYLGFYNKLDLVSRYIDGKNADRMERIAGSIDPLTATMNQFNPVTMLATSIQNVRVASEVYGKDAGYMWEAQLLQASVMPLRVGGSILVAAGTAAQFVPGPGTVVGGIMIAVGAALSAAGNSIHVDPKTGKRSYQMTDQGAMNTLVDVVGGATGGAVAGNAVAAGNAAASQGAVAAANAAAAATKAGSAYAMATMTGLNLVNSGMEYDSDGRYTGHWSLSGERGDNALIGTAIAFASAGTASAMKLQQGTLASDLTRSIFSTGMHMTVQYGKMYAGHDNNYAAMAESDFSDLGSVLGTMMQSQSRDWQNDLADWAKDANDFNRTQRVLDLITGAGVFGRRENGELFYDAPEQAADTAWGRFWEGGMSTLGGYGALAGVIGEGLGAVWDGLKYVTGFSEGGFWEKAGNFVTADSNGERWNWETDVDRQIREVGVCFTAQTPVIIGAISKSIEEIAVGDEVMSWDEYSGEIGPIRVASVIRRTTDELYDVIYEGGNIIETTWNHPFFIEERGWVRARDLRVGDRSVTLHGPGLRIESITRRFVDAEVFNIHLESRHTYFVGSAAILVHNYLVKFGTAETARQWKARVPEALFRQMMKSQDAPLHVDSMHDVQELQPERFVTKDGKVYTRTDSPGELRYNCNGRDGVETIAIVGNGMQLQQISKPAGNQNKLFDSNGREITDQGVYNQVLVSHYKNVADVMRESGAKEHQISAVIARGLASHLDAKGGGRGLTYGANNPVQKYNVNGTSMNGSFFVPEAVVGADGQVTIVARFNGKNLATIDCSAFVSLAHYVAQGNTNVSWAEAWTHTGDGVVPQFGGSYTEYEKAFKERFTGTNPTTGGPYMNGPSNMSFNGRDYEFVPDAAAKGLIEPGMMVLLPAGPNSYGTPNLSGNGGTYMLHTAQVVEYKPGELLVLAESRSGFLDANGPGVYTYNAKNTIGTGPYARQYDNPIFQAYIRTGFYYRPK